One window of Nocardia nova SH22a genomic DNA carries:
- a CDS encoding NAD(P)-dependent oxidoreductase yields MSERSSATVIGLGPMGRAIVRELLAAGTEVTVWNRSAEKAEAMVAAGARRAESVAEALDRNEVIILSLTHYAAMYDVLGQAPERLRDKVIVNLSSDSPERTRAGARWVRSHGAQFLSGGFMSAGDNITHPASYIFYSGPREVFDAHAELLRPLSPPEYLGADDGLAQLFYQALLTMFHPWLVGYNQALAVVERSGGDIDRFLPFAQRSGEAFPFFMAEYADAAKQGGWGDAASARMMSAGATHVVETGAETGVNTALTQTVRELWREVATGETAPTLYELLRGAR; encoded by the coding sequence ATGTCCGAACGTTCATCCGCCACCGTGATCGGCCTGGGACCGATGGGCCGGGCGATCGTGCGCGAACTGCTGGCCGCGGGCACCGAGGTGACGGTGTGGAATCGCAGCGCCGAGAAGGCCGAGGCGATGGTCGCCGCGGGCGCCCGTCGCGCGGAGTCGGTGGCCGAAGCGCTGGACCGCAACGAGGTGATCATTCTGAGCCTGACCCACTACGCGGCCATGTACGACGTGCTGGGTCAGGCCCCGGAACGATTGCGGGACAAGGTGATCGTGAACCTGTCCTCGGATTCGCCCGAGCGGACCCGGGCCGGTGCGCGCTGGGTGCGCTCGCACGGCGCGCAGTTCCTGTCGGGCGGATTCATGTCCGCCGGTGACAACATCACCCATCCGGCGTCCTACATCTTCTACAGCGGTCCGCGCGAGGTCTTCGACGCCCACGCCGAATTGCTCCGTCCGCTCAGCCCGCCGGAATATCTCGGCGCCGACGACGGTCTGGCGCAGCTGTTCTATCAGGCGTTGCTAACGATGTTCCATCCCTGGCTGGTCGGCTACAACCAGGCTCTGGCGGTGGTCGAACGCTCCGGCGGTGACATCGATCGATTCCTGCCGTTCGCACAGCGCTCCGGCGAGGCGTTCCCGTTCTTCATGGCCGAGTACGCGGACGCCGCGAAACAGGGCGGCTGGGGCGATGCGGCGAGTGCCCGCATGATGTCCGCGGGCGCCACGCATGTCGTGGAGACGGGCGCGGAGACCGGTGTGAACACCGCGCTGACACAGACCGTGCGGGAGCTGTGGCGCGAGGTCGCCACCGGGGAAACGGCGCCGACGCTGTACGAACTGCTGCGCGGTGCGCGGTAG